The Paraburkholderia agricolaris genome includes the window TGCCTGACGCACCGGGCAAGTCGATAACGACGGCCATCGTCGACTTTCCACCGCTCGGCTTTACGCCGGCGCATCGTCACCCGGGTTCGGTGACGGCCGTCGTATTGGAGGGGACGATCCGCTCGCAACTGGAGGGCGGCGCGCCCCTCGACTACGTGAGCGGACAAACGTGGTTCGAACCGCCGCGCGCGCTCCATCTGTTCGCCGAGAATCCCGATCCGACCCACCCGGCGAGGCTGCTTGCGACTTTCGTCACCGACACCGGTTGCGGGCCGCTGGTGTTGCCGCCGAACCCTTGAGCCAGTCGCCGTCGATCACGCTGCGTTGATGAGTCCAAGCTGTCGCAGCGCGGTCACGCCATCGTCCAGCCCGATTTCCTCAACTATCTTGCCGTCTTTGAGACGTAGCACGGTCGTGCCGGTGAAGTGCATTTTCCGGCCGGTCGCAGCGGGCAACGATCCAATAAGGAAATCGCCGAATGCCGGACCGGTGTGTGTGCCGCCACCCTCCCAGCGACCCACTACATAGTCTCCCTCGGCAATGAGATCGGCTGCGCCCCAGAAATTGAGGTTCGGGAAAGCTTCGCGAAAACCGGTCATGAAGGCCTTGATGTTCTCGCGGCCGCGGCGTGGTTCGTGCAGCGAGTATTGAAGAAGCATGTCGGGGGCGGCAAGTTCGTCGACGATGCCGATGTTGCATGTCTTGCCCCAGAAATCAGTGAACCAGCGACCCACAACGGCCTTGTTGTCATCTTCCTTGGACATGGTGAATTCCTCATCGATGTAGTTGAGAAGGGGAAACGCAATCGCTTCCCTCTGCACCAACAATATCGATGCAAGCAGTCACCCGCCCCCCGTTTCTTGCCGAGATACTCGATCGACAGGCGGATTATGGTGACGGCGGTCAC containing:
- a CDS encoding ester cyclase, producing MSKEDDNKAVVGRWFTDFWGKTCNIGIVDELAAPDMLLQYSLHEPRRGRENIKAFMTGFREAFPNLNFWGAADLIAEGDYVVGRWEGGGTHTGPAFGDFLIGSLPAATGRKMHFTGTTVLRLKDGKIVEEIGLDDGVTALRQLGLINAA
- a CDS encoding cupin domain-containing protein; the encoded protein is MTPRILPDLSGRPTMLAAIVASVLMAGPAAPRSAIDWIANLCAGGAAPLLSGVSPDARTTRRPASTVKVLSCEALPDAPGKSITTAIVDFPPLGFTPAHRHPGSVTAVVLEGTIRSQLEGGAPLDYVSGQTWFEPPRALHLFAENPDPTHPARLLATFVTDTGCGPLVLPPNP